Genomic DNA from Babylonia areolata isolate BAREFJ2019XMU chromosome 9, ASM4173473v1, whole genome shotgun sequence:
ttgtgaataacattcccaaatatttatgttttggttacttttatttccctatcaccatagcaccatttttcacgagtcgaaagatggcctccattgcggaaaactataacattggtcttatcgagatttactgttagttgtagtctgtctgtttcttgcttgagggcatttaattgattttgtaaccctatgggtgtgtcagacaagagaacaacatcatcagcaaatagcacttaagaacaattctgttcagtgcgccaggtgtcatttgtattccactgatgtctacccttctttgccgggtaactccactgccaattcattgatgaaaaaggaaaacagctgtgggcttaacccctcttggacactgaaaaaagtctgaataaatacctttgtcacgaacacatacaagtacagaatcatagatgcttttcacagccatgtaaaacttccCATGTACCCCGCTCTTTCTTTgagtactccacaggatgtttctgttcacagagagagagagagagcgttcctcCGTATAAATTATGCACTGAGTCATGATAACGGAGAGCGTCTAAGTCCGTCAGTGTAATACGGCCCGTGTTACTACAACTGCAATACAAGGCAGTAGCGAGCCCACACAATAGCAGGCCCCAACACACGTCGcgcactgctgctcaactctgaaggcggatggttgtaagaagagaacacatgacacattgatcattccacgacacatctttgatcaagcagaaaacatattatcagtcacaactgtataattacatttgcttgtttttggatcttttcgagagggattaacgagccggcgggggagtatcgactcgggggagtgggggtggggagtagtaTCGActtgggggagtatcgacacgggggagtatcgggctgaccccgttcAATATCACTTGCCAGCGCCATCATTGTCACGTCCGAATCTTTGTGATCATGCGCTGCGAACGGCAACAAAATGATCTCGAGCCAAGACAAGATGGGGAAAAATGTCCATTGACTGAGAGGGGAAGGCGGGAGAGGGTAcgtgggagagatggagaagaaatCTGTTCCCTGAAAATATTGTAATCATGGGCTTATCATGAGCAGTTTGAAACACCTCGCATTATCAGTCATCGGCACCAAAAACAACACTACCAAGGGAGATCACTCCGAAAATAAACTCGATTTTAATGAGGAAATAAATCAGTTGTTTCCCTTCCGACACAAACGGAATTTGATCACAGTTGATTAGATTTCGAGGGTCACGCCAGTTTACATTCGACTCTTCGTTCTAGTCATCTGAACAGTGAGTGAAAATTCacttttttattgtttattttaccAGGGATATAGTTTGGATACACTAAACATAAATGTTTAGATCGTTTGATAGTATCTGGTCATCATATTGTCTAGTTTCGGTTTTGGTGTTGATTCCTCAACAGGCATTTCTGTACatgcgtttgttttgttttgtgtcagttTGTATCGTTGAGTAcatatctgtgtgtcagtgtcattctgtcagtcagtctgacatgacatctctctcacactctctcttcccgtgtgtgtgtgtgtgtgtgtgtgtgtgattttgtataCACTTCTTTTTATCTGCCAGAATACAGTTGATTAAATAATCAAGTTTGTAGGAGAGTTGTATTAGTAAAAGATTACAAACAAAAATTTGGACTGGCATACATGCTTTATGTTTGAAGATGTATTGccatgtttttttatgttttgttttgttacgttTTCTGGTGCcacggtgttttttgttgttgttgttgtttgtttgttttgtttttctgggtgtttttttttaactgtgcctTGCTTCTTTTGATTTTCCTGGCAGACGTGGAGAGAATCGTGAGGAAGAACCAGCTTGTGAATGACTGCAGTGTGAGCAGCTGCACACAATGCAGCGTGAGCTGGAATTATAGGACCAAGAACTCACACAGTCCAAGCGTACATCCAGCACAACCAGAGCATGAATGCAGAGATGAATAAAAGCACAGAACATGTTGCTCAGTCTAAAGCCTCAGTACAAcaggcagaaaagaagaaaagctctGACCTGTATGTTGGGGACCGTGTTGTCCTGCCGAGTTATGCGTACGCACAAGGCAGGGATGAAATGGGAATTGTTCGGTGGATTGGAGTTTTGCCGGATGAAACATCATCTGCCATCACAGCTGGCGTGGAGTTTGTATGTAATGCTGTCTCTCTTTaacgttttcctcctcctctcttaccctctctctcttgctccttctctcactgtctctctgtcctgttatTGTGTGTATCTGTCAAGTGTGAACCGCCATTCAAAGAggctatgtatgtgtgagtgtctgtccaGTTATTGAATGTCATTTGAGATGGCACAACTCATGATTTAAGACTGACGTTACTTGTCTGCGCATTTTTCTCTTTACTTTTCCAGTTATTTtcatgtgtcttcttttttttctttctttttttcattttttagttTTGGTCACTCAGCacatctttgtcttgtctgtcttcttctctttcattctcttccacACTCCCCATCGTTCTATCTTTCATGTTTTCTTTATCTCTCATTTGCATATCCTCTTGTACAGTCTCTCACTTTGctagtctgtttatctgtgtgcttgcatgtgtgtgctcgtgtgtgtgtgtgtgtgtgtgtgtgtgtgtgtgtgtccctttctcttgTGCATAGTTTTTCATTTTTAACTGCACTTTCCTAACACCATTGAAGTGTACGCCTAGTAAGATATACAAGATCACAGGGAAACTTTCATCTCATGAATCTTGAACATGTATCAGTTAGGCCTGTGATATGTTAATAAAGTTAttacattttcagtttcatttagTGAAGATTGTTTACCCTCTTTCAATCATTTTCCATctccatttccacacacacacacagactgacacagacaaacacatacgccACACATACATGGTATATAcatatacgtgcacacacatgacacaatgaaacaacacaatacaaaactacacttcacaacacaacacacacacaacacaacacaacacaacacaacacacacacacacatactcacacacacacacacaccataatattATCAGTTTCATTTCTTACATTGCTGTTTCACctatttgttttctctctctctctctctctctctctctctcaggacaatCCCATTGGCACTGGCACGGGTAAATACAAGCAGCACCGCTTGTTCTATGCCAGACATGGCCACGCCAGCCTGGTTCCACTGTATGGTCTGATCAAGGAAGAAGACTGTGAGTCCGCTTAACTTAtgatggccatgtgtgtgtgtgtgtgtgtgtgcgcgcgcgagtattTGTTGGGGTTGaggggttaagtgtgtgtgtgtgtgtgtgtgtgtgtgttaattaactTTATAGAGTGTCCTTAAAACTGTCAATACAGAAGCTATTTTATCAACTTGATAGAGTGTCCTTAAAACTGCAAATACGTAAGCTAATTAATTAACTTTGCAGAATGTCCTTAAAACTGCCAATACAGAGGCTAACTGGTTAACTTGATAGAGTGTCTTTGAAACTGCCAGTACAAAGGTTAATCTGAGTGGGACTGGGTGACATATCTCTAGTTCTCCTTGCATTTCAATCATTGTCCACTCAACACACTCACCATTGTCCACTCAACACACTCACCATTGTCCACACTCATCATTGTCCACTCAACACACTCACCATTGTCCACACTCACCATtgtccacacaacacactcaccattGTCCACACTCACCATTGCCCACTCAACACAATCACCATTGTCCACACTCACCATTGTCCACTCAACACACTCACCATTGTCCACACTCATCATTGTCCACCCAACACACCATTGTCCACTCAGCACACTCACCATTGTCCACTCAACACTCACCATTGTCCACACTCACCATTGTCCACTCAACACACTCACCATTGTCCACTCAACACACTCACCATTGTCCACACTCACCATtgtccacacaacacactcaccattGTCCACTCAACACACTCACCATTGTCCACTCAACACACTCACCATTGTCCACACTCACCATTCTCCATCCAACACACCATTGTCCACTCAACACACTCACCATTGTCCACTCAACACACTCACCATTGTCCACTCAACACACTCACAATTGTCCACATTCACCATTGTCCACTCAACACACTCACCATTGTCCACACTCACCATTGTCAACTCAACACACCATCCTCTCCAGAAACTTTTACTGCTGCACATCTGTTGAGTGCCGCCTTTCGCACCTTCTACTTTATTGACTTTAGAGTGCCGTTTTCCTTAACCATCAAGAGCTTGTTTTGTATGCTGTCTCTTTGGAATTGAAATGTTATGTTTGTATTCCATGGACACATCATGTGCGTTTCCCTCGGTCATATATTGATCTGTATGTTGTTTATTGATTCTTGATACACAGCAGAAccttttttgagaaaaaaaaagtgttatttgTTGAATAATTGCTTCATTGCAGTTCACAGTACCCACACAAAGTCTTCAGAAAGCCAACTGCCAACACCACCAGGTCGGAACACAGACGGGAAGAAGACGTCATGGGACAAGGCTAAATCCCCGGCTGTCAGCCAGAAGGCTTCTGCGGGTGAGGGAAGCGTAACTGCAATGCCAGAAGACAGAACATCAGAGGCCCAAGTTGATATGGGGAACAGTGCAAGGAGCACCTCACCAGCCATGGCTGACGAGACTGCTTGCAGCTCTGACAACCTGCTGGCTCCTTTCACATTAGATAAGCCCTGTGCTCATAAGGCTACTCACAGTACTTATACGTCTAACGCTCATACTTCTTCTCATGGTACTGATAGGTCCAGTGCTGATAAGGCTGCTCACAGTACTGATAAGTCCAATGCTCATAAGGCTACTCACAGTACTGATACATCCAGTGCTCATACAGCTGCTCACAGTACTGACAAGTCCAGTGCTGACAAGGCTGTTCACAGTACTAAGAGATCCAGTGCTGATAAATCTGCTCACAATACTGATGAGTCCAGTGCTGATAAGGTTGCTCACAGTTCTGATAATTCAAGTGCTCATAAGGCTGTTCACAGTACTGGTAAGTCCAGTGCTTATAAGGATGCTCACAATACAGATAAACTCAGTGTTCATAAGGCTGCTCACAATACAGAAAAGTCCAATGTTCACAAGGCTGCTCAGAGTACATATGGGTCAATTGCTGATAAGGTTTATCACACTCTGTATGGGTCCAGTACTAGAAAGGTTGCTCACAGTTCATATGGATCCAGTGCTTATAAGGCTGCTCACAGTTCATATGGATCCAGTGCTGATAAGGCTGCTCACAGTTCATATGGATCCAGTGCTGATAAGACTGCTCACAGTTCATATGGATCCAGTGCTGATAAAATGTCCAGTACTGATAAAGCTGCTCACAGTTCATATGAATGCAGTACTGATAAGGCTGCTCACAGTTCATATGAATGCAGTGTTGATAAGGTTGCTCACAGTTCATATGAATCCAGTACTGATAAGGTTGCTCACAGTACTGATAGACCCAATGGTCATAAAACAGCTCACAGTACTGGTAGATCCAATGCTCATAAAGCAGCTCACAGTACTGGCAAGTCAAGTGCTGACAGGGCTGCGTGCGGTGTTGATGATTATGTTATTGTTGATCATGGGCATTCTGCTGATAAACCACAAAAGAACCCTGCCTTTATTACAACTGTATACCAACCTCTAAAGTTTTGCACACATGAATCAGCTGTCAAGGAACCGCTTCTAAACTGTGCAGGAAGCATTGATAGTAATCAAGAACTTCCCTTTCCAGGACAAAACCAagataacacagcacacagccaaaTGCCAGAGGAAAGTATGAAGGCCTCTGCTCCTCAAAGTTCTCATCTTCGTATTGAAGCTGATGCTGTACCTGTTGCCTGTGAAATGTTGGAGGCAGTGGCTGGTACTGAAGCTGATGCTGTCCCTGCTGCCTGTGAAATGTTGGAGGCAGTGGCTGGTACTGAAGCTGATGCTGTCCCTGCTGCCTGTGAAATGTTGGAGGCAGTGGCTGGTACTAAAGCTGATGCTGTCCCTGCTGCCTGTGAAATGTTGGAGGCAGTGGCTGGTACTGAAGCTGATGCTGTCCCTGTTGCCTGTGAAATGTTGGAGGCAGTGGCTGGTACTAAAGCTGATGCTGTCCCTGCTGCCTGTGAAATGTTGGAGGCAGTGGCTGGTCATCAGCAGGACATTCCTGAGGACTTGTGTGCCTCCCACCTCAGTGAACCTCGTAGTTGCCCACCTGTCACAGAAGTTGACAGTTCCCCTGCAACTGTTGACACCACTGCTGATGACAGCGTGCTCACTGATGATGGCAAGGCCATCCTGGCTACAGCAGCAGTCTCCACTCCTGCAGACCGAGAATGCAAGGTGTGTCTGGAGGACATGAAAGAACCGAAAGTCCTTCCCTGCGGCCACATGATGTGCCAAAACTGTCTGGTTTTGTGGATGAAATCTAAGTCAGAGACACTCTGCCCCCTGTGTCGGAGCCCCATCTGGGCAGGCAAAGAGACTGGTGGCAAGGAGCCGGAGCAAATTGCAGACAGTTTTTTCACTGACCGCTacatgatgaaggtggtggaggCAGCACAGTTTCTAAGGCAGCAACACGCTTGCAAGGTGTGTGCCACCAACGCTGCGCTGTTCTTGTGCCTGACATGTGGGGATGTGCTGTGCACCTCCTGCACCTTTGTTCACGACAAGCTGTCCACAACACGGCACCACAGCGTACGACCCTTGGATTCTTTGACGCCTGAAGAACTGGCCACCAAAAGCACCGTTTACTGCATGGTGCACAGTGACAGACCCGCAGACCTCTTCTGTCAGACGCATGGCGTtcctatctgtctgccttgtgCCAAGTCTGACCATCGCAGGTGTGCTGAGGTCAGGTACCTGGAAGAGCACAGGGAGGACAACCAGAGGCAGGTGTTGGACCTGACAAACACCTTGTCTGCTGCTGAAGGCAGGATGATGCAGAAAGTGGCTCAGCTGGACAGTCGGCTGCTCAGTATCGGGGAGATGGAGAAAACTGGGCATGCTTACGTGGATGAGAAGTGTCATCGTCTGACTACGGCCATCCAGGCATGTCGTCGACGTCTCACAGAGCAAGTGCATGGGAGATGCTCCCGTGAAAAGGACCAGGTGGCAGAGGAGAAGAAGTCTCTGCTGAATGAAAGGAGCAAGTTCACCTTGCACCGACAATTGTTGGGCCGTGTTCAGGAGTTGCCTGTCCTTGTTGATGTtgcaggactgcagcagacagTGCAGAGTTGTGTGGATGGCATTGATCAGATCAAGGTCAGCAGTGCCCAAAAGCCGCTGGACCTTAAGTTTGCTGTGGATGAAAACCTCCTCACAAAAATCGAGGAAGACATCTCTGCACTTGAAATCTTGTAAGTTTGTTGCTGACGCAGAGCGGCAGGGTTTACTTCATGGATTGTGGGTCGTTGGTTTGAACATTGCAACTGCTGATCCGTTATGTATAGATCATTGTTAAACGTCATTccaggtgtgaagacaggtgtaaGCCTGCACCAGTGCTAACAAGTGCCCTGGAAACATTGCGATGAGCAGTGCAGAACAGGTGTGTTGTTGATGGGCTAGAGACAGGAAGAACACTACCTGCCTCCACTGCAACATAAAAGTCACCCGTTTCAATCCATCATAGGAATGGAATGTCTTTCTGTGCACTCACCATCACTGGCATCAGTCATAGTGCAGCAACTGTCTAAGCATACCAACCTGTTGGCcctattttttctgtctttttcaaatCAGCggttcacacacagaaaaatcaatTTTCCACCTGTAAAATATTTGTAAATCGCAGACTGGTATATTGCCCTATACATGTTTATGTGATCTTGTTGAATGTGTTAGAAAATCCTTCTTTCTCTAAAGACTGTGTTAAAAATGAAAATGTTTGATCTTGCATCAAAGAACGCATTGTTATTGGTTGTTTTTAGACTGCGTGACAGATGGAAATGTTTGAAATTTCATCACAaaatatgttgttgctgtttgttggtgggtttctttgtgcccccccttttttttaattactgtgCTGTGATAACTGTTATTGccgattatttttttgttatcctATTTTTGATCATGTGATATAATCCGATgctctaattcttttttttatcctatTTTTGATCATGTGGTATAATCAAATgctctaattcttttttttatcctatTTTTGATCATGTGGTATAATCAAATGCTCGATTTTTTAAATCTTCTTTTTAATCATGTGGTATAATCAAATGCTCTAATTTTATTTATCCTATTTTTGATCCATGTGGTGTAATCAAATGCTCTAATTTTTGTTATGCAGTCACTACCCTTTATGAGACTATTGAGACCTTTGATCGAACATGCAGACTTAATTGAAGTCTGCAGACTTATTACTCACAATGTTGTTATTCACTATACATTCTGCTGAAGTATCATCTTTACATGTACTGTCACAGAACATGACATGGTATGCATGGTTCTGTTATTAGGTGGTTTTGAAAGTCATCAAAAAATACTACCTTCttaatgatttttctttttagttCTGTTTGAACATTTTTGCCTGCCTACAGACATGTATGTGaaaatacacacgaacacacacacacacacacacacacacacactttctctctctcacacacacacacacacacattgattccaagatttttttttttaatcttggagTATTTTTAAATGATGTTGGATTTAGacaattctctttttctttttttttcaacttttgagagagaaaaaaagatgcataCACCAATCCATTCCATCCGTCAACATCTGTATGTTTTGGGGCTGTTTTTAAGTGTTCAACAGTTCCTTTTTGCAagcatttttcaacagaattatgGCATTATATGTTTGAATATTCGTGTGGTCTAGTTCATTTTGTACATGGTCTTGACTGTGAAGAAAAATAATTTAAGATGCAATGCATTTGTAGCATTCCAGTCACTTTACACACATAGCTATATACAGCAAGTTAACTCATAAACCCCTGTGCTCCAGCATTGCTCTGATGTAaaaatttgtctcattaaaacGGCTTTCATGTTTTTACATACGCATAAACAACAAAGTAATGGAAGTAATTTTACAATATTTCcagatgtgtccacatgtaatttggAGGGGGGAAAATGTATATTTTCTGCTCTCTATTTTTGTCACATCAATATTACAATGAAGCCTGTCTAGGCTGTAAACTCTTcaggattgaatgggttaagtACAGGGATGAACTCAGCACAAAATGATTCTGCTAAACCATCATACCACCAACATAGTCCCCAACACAAAATTTCATCTCTTGTGTTTCTAACCTCAGGTACTTTCTACTTTTAAGTATCATTTTcctcaagaacaaaaacaaaagccatCATCGTCAACATGATCATGCATTATTTACCCTCACTCTAACACCATCTAGGCCTACACAAAGGAATATTGTTTGCAAGGGCGCATTGAATTTGAAACTAAGAACACTTCTTACATTTCCAGTCATGTTATCTAGTTAAACCAAAAATACACAGAATGAgatccagaaaaagaaaaggttaatTTTCAACCACTGACACTGAATAAGGAAGTCAACTGTTATGAAATGCGGTGTGCTTCATGTTTATCTGTTGAATGTGCCTTTCTCTCGTTTGTACTATATATTAAAATATGTATAAAATCAAGCATTTCATCTGATTTTGATTTAAGTTTTCATTGTGTCCAAACAGTATCCCCTTCTCACATTGAATAAGTGAACCAGGTTTTATGCTGACTGTGATGAAGTATGTTTGAAATTTTCGCAAACAATTATAAATGAAAGAATATCTCCAGAAAATATAAGCACTTTGCTGCACTTTTTCTGTTTTGCAAAATGTATATATTTGTCCACATTTTCTTCCAAAATGTTCATTAATTTGTTGCAGATATTTGTTGTGTTAAGTGTTATCTGTTGctactttattttcatttcctaaATTGAGTGTCATTTTAAAAAGTCTTTTGTCCCAGTTAACATTCGTCCTAAGTTTATTACTATATTTGG
This window encodes:
- the LOC143285379 gene encoding uncharacterized protein LOC143285379, translated to MNAEMNKSTEHVAQSKASVQQAEKKKSSDLYVGDRVVLPSYAYAQGRDEMGIVRWIGVLPDETSSAITAGVEFDNPIGTGTGKYKQHRLFYARHGHASLVPLYGLIKEEDFHSTHTKSSESQLPTPPGRNTDGKKTSWDKAKSPAVSQKASAGEGSVTAMPEDRTSEAQVDMGNSARSTSPAMADETACSSDNLLAPFTLDKPCAHKATHSTYTSNAHTSSHGTDRSSADKAAHSTDKSNAHKATHSTDTSSAHTAAHSTDKSSADKAVHSTKRSSADKSAHNTDESSADKVAHSSDNSSAHKAVHSTGKSSAYKDAHNTDKLSVHKAAHNTEKSNVHKAAQSTYGSIADKVYHTLYGSSTRKVAHSSYGSSAYKAAHSSYGSSADKAAHSSYGSSADKTAHSSYGSSADKMSSTDKAAHSSYECSTDKAAHSSYECSVDKVAHSSYESSTDKVAHSTDRPNGHKTAHSTGRSNAHKAAHSTGKSSADRAACGVDDYVIVDHGHSADKPQKNPAFITTVYQPLKFCTHESAVKEPLLNCAGSIDSNQELPFPGQNQDNTAHSQMPEESMKASAPQSSHLRIEADAVPVACEMLEAVAGTEADAVPAACEMLEAVAGTEADAVPAACEMLEAVAGTKADAVPAACEMLEAVAGTEADAVPVACEMLEAVAGTKADAVPAACEMLEAVAGHQQDIPEDLCASHLSEPRSCPPVTEVDSSPATVDTTADDSVLTDDGKAILATAAVSTPADRECKVCLEDMKEPKVLPCGHMMCQNCLVLWMKSKSETLCPLCRSPIWAGKETGGKEPEQIADSFFTDRYMMKVVEAAQFLRQQHACKVCATNAALFLCLTCGDVLCTSCTFVHDKLSTTRHHSVRPLDSLTPEELATKSTVYCMVHSDRPADLFCQTHGVPICLPCAKSDHRRCAEVRYLEEHREDNQRQVLDLTNTLSAAEGRMMQKVAQLDSRLLSIGEMEKTGHAYVDEKCHRLTTAIQACRRRLTEQVHGRCSREKDQVAEEKKSLLNERSKFTLHRQLLGRVQELPVLVDVAGLQQTVQSCVDGIDQIKVSSAQKPLDLKFAVDENLLTKIEEDISALEIL